From the genome of Methanocalculus alkaliphilus:
GACTGCTGCGATGAGAAGGCCGGAGAGCCAGAGGAGCGGCCTGCGCTTCAGGAGCCCGACGGTATCTGCGAGTGCTTCACGGATCATGGTTACCGGTTCCTTGGCATCGCGATGATCTCCCTGACCTGGAGATCGAAGAAGGTGGCTGTATGTGCAGGCCGGATGACAGCGGCACAGTCTGCGCCGGTGGCAGTCCCGCCGACCGCGATCACCTCATTTTCGATCGGGATGGCGCCCTGGTCTGCTGCGATCAGCACCGATTCGACCGCAACCTTCAGCCCGACGGCAACAACGCGGCGGAGCGCCTCGGCAATCGCTTCGGATCGTGAGCCTCCACCGACACGCTCTGAACGTGAGAGGGCGCGTTCAAGCCCGGAGAGGGTATGTGTTCCGGTGACGATGGTATGGCCTTCGGCTCTGAGGGTTGCAGCGGCATCTTCGGAGAACTCCCAGACGCCGGGCTTTGAGAAGCCGACGACATGCGAGACGACAACGAGGCGTATCCCGGTTCCCCGGACCGCATCAAGGAACGCGAGTGCGGTCTTCCCGCTGGTGCTGGCGACCACGATCTGCGTACAATTCAGCAGGCGCGCCCGTTCGACCGCGAGATGAACCACATCTGCGGTATTCTCTTTTCCTGGCTTGTCAAAGTATGCCGTTTCTCGTGTGATGTAGCCCATGTATCTTAATATGCATCGGTCGTACAAGTGAATTACTATGATCACGCTTGCTCTTGCTGGTAAACCAAACTGTGGCAAGTCCACGTTCTTTAAGGCGGCGACCCTGGCGGATGTCGAGATCGCAAACTATCCGTTCACAACGATCGATGCAAACAATGGTGTCGCCTATGTCCGGTCTCCCTGCCCGTGCCGTGAGCTTGACCTTGACTGTGGACACTGCCATGACGGATTCCGGTTCATCAATGTCGGTCTCATCGATGTCGCGGGTCTTGTCCCGGATGCCCACAAAGGGAAGGGGCTTGGCAATCAGTTTCTTGACAACCTCCGGGCTGCCGATGCGATCATTCAGATCGTGGATGCAAGCGGGGGGACGGATGCCGAGGGGAACCCCGTTGATCCGGGGAGCCATGATCCGATGGAGGATATCCGGTTCCTCAGGTTCGAGATGGCAATGTGGGTTGCAGGCATTATTGAGAAGCATCTCCCGCGCCTTGCCCGTGCTGCCCAGGGGAAGGAGGCGGCACTCGTCGACCTTCTTGCAGAAGGGCTTGCCGGGCTCTCGATGACGGCTGATGATATCAGATCCGCACTCGCAGAGACCGATGTCGATCTCTTCACCGCCGATGGCGATGCACTCTGCCGGTTTGCCGATGCCCTGATTGCCATCAACAAGCCGATGGTGACGGTTGCGAACAAGGCTGATCTCGCATCACCAGACCTCCTTGCGGCATTTCCTCCGGAGGTCGTCAGGACAACGGCAGCGGCAGAGCTCGCCCTCAGAGGAGCCGTCTCTGCCGGGGTTATCTCCTATCTTCCTGGTGATCCCGACTTTACGGTCAAACCGGGTGGAACCCTCACTCCGCAGCAGGAGAAGGGGCTCTCAATGGTCAGGGCGGTGATGCAGAGGTTCAATGGAACCGGTGTGCAGGAGGCGGTGAACAGGGCAGTCTTTTCGCTCCTTGATATGATCGTCGTCTATCCCGTCGAGGATGAGACCCATTTCACCGATGGAAAGAACCGGATCCTCCCGGATGCCTTCCTGATGAGGCGGGGTTCGACCCCCCGGGATCTTGCGTACCGTGTTCATACCGATATCGGGAAGGGATTCCTCTATGCGGTTGACGCGCGGACAAAGATGCGGGTGAAAGACTCGACAGAGCTCAAGAGTGGGGATATCATCCGGATCGTCAGCACAGCGAAGTAAATGAGCGACAGGTTAAAGTAATATCAATCAAGAGAAGAGTATACGTATGGCAGGCGAGGTCTATCAGGCACAGGTGCTGAAGAACTTCTTCGATACCATCACCGGATCGGATAGAAACCTCACCCGCATTTCGATGTGTGTTGTCACCCTCGCAAAGCTCAGAAGCGAGGACCCTTCGAAGGTTACCTTTCTCCTCGACCAGATGCGCAAGTCACGCGAGAAGAAGGAGCTCTCCGTCGATATCCTCGATTATATGGTTGATGCCGCGGTCGCCCTGGATCTTGAGATCGTCCAGACCGCGTTTGGCGTCACCAACGTCAGGCAGATAGCCGATGACTTCGGTACCGTCTCCCTTGACTCATTCTAGTCCTTGATCGGATCTCTTCATTTTTCCCGTTGTACAGTGATGTCGGGAGTTTCAGTACAATGGCTTTCCATTTGTATTGATCAAAAGCTTCCATTCCAAATGATCAATAGTTTCCATTTGAAATGGATAGTTTTATGAGTTCTCCTCTTCCTGTACTGGTATGCTCCTGAAGAGTGAACTCTCGCGGATTCTCATATCTCAGAGGAATATGCTTCAAAATCGCGAATTCGGAATAATACGGGGGGATCTCGGGAAGGTGAAGCCTCTGTTGAATTTTGCCGTCATCATATCCGGTATCCGGAGATGTGGTAAAAGCACGCTCCTTCTTCAGTCAATGAAGAGAGAGGAGGAATTTTATTTCATGAATTTTGAGGATCCCCGTCTGGGTAGCTTTGATCTCAAGGAGATTGAGCTACTTCAGGAGGTCTTCATTGAGGAGTTTGGAGACCGGGATCTCTATTACTTTGACGAGATCCAGAACCTCCCAGGCTGGGAATCATATGTGCGATACCTTCTGGATCAGAATAAGAAGGTGATAATCACCGGATCTAATGCCTCTCTTCTGAGCCGGGAGCTTGGAACAAAACTGACCGGGAGAAACCTGCGTATAGAACTATTTCCATTCTCATATCAGGAATACCTTCTGTATATGAACAGGGAGGATTCATTCGATTCATTTCAGGCTTTCCTCTTCTCCGGGGGTTTTCCGGAGTACCTCAGAACAGGTCTTGATGAGGTTCTTGGGAACCTGCTCATGGATATTATCGCCAGGGATATCGTATTTCGTCACCTAATCAAAAATCCAGGCATTATAACAGATCTCGCCGTCTATCTGCTTGGGAATATATCAGGAGAGGTTACCCTCTCCCGGCTTCAGAAGACGTTTCCGGAGATCGGTTCGGTAACTACCCTGTCATCCTATATGGATCTTCTTGAAGATGCGTATATCCTCTTTACCGTACCGCGGTTTTCCTATTCCCCAAGAGTCAGGCAGGTTAACCCAAAAAAAGTGTATGCCATCGATAACGGGCTCATACGGGCAAACTCCATAGGATTTTCGGATGACCTGGGCAGGCTTCTTGAGAACCATGTCTTTCTGGAGTTGCGGAGACGATATCGGGAGATCTTCTATTTCCGCGAGAAGGGAGAGTGTGACTTTGTTGTGAAAGAGAAGGCGGTAGTCATACAGGCAATCCAGGTCTGCTATGAGGTCACCAGCCGGAATAAAGAGAGAGAGGTGGGCGGGCTGCTGGAGGCGATGGATCACTTCGGTCTGGAGAGGGGATATATTCTGACTGCTGATCAGGAGGACGAGATCCGGATTGCCGGAAGGGTTATCTCACTCATTCCGGCACGTACGTTTCAGTACTGATCTTTTTCAGGCTGAGCATCCTCTGAACGGGTTTGCTTCCTGTCTCCATCCCATTTGTGGATACGCCATTGGAGCCGTATCGTCAGGATGACGATGGTGAAGGTGAAGAAGACGAAGAGCGGGAGGCCTAAGGGGATGTCACCGGGGAGGAAGAAGAAGATGATCGCATAGAGCGGGGTGAACATTGAAACGAGATCCCGGCGTGGATCTGCAAAAGCCATCCCGCAGAGGAGGAGGGATGCGATGAAGCAGCCCCATATGCCTGGTGAGGCATAGATCGGAAGGGGAAGGGTGACCCCCATATAGACGAGGACGATACCAAGCACTGCAACCCCTGGTGTCAGGTACCAGTACCGGGAGATGGCTGCTGCAAAGGGTGGGGTGGGTTTCTTCTGTGCCATTGCTACCCTGTACCTTGTCCTCTGGTCTATAAATGTTCAATCGGTCTCTGCTATGGTTCTGAGCCGCTGAACGCCATCGATCTCGGAGATGACATCCACCACCGGCCCAGGGACATAGCTCTCCCATGGCTCACCATCAAGGATTCTCTGACGAATCGTCGTTCCGGAGAGAGACTCACGCTGGTACATCGGAGGTGATTTGACTCTGATATTTGCTTCCCTGAAGAGCTGGATGACGAGCGGGTTTGATGTATAGCAGATCTCAAACGGGGGTGACATCGAGGTGACATGCGAGACCCAGAGGGCGTTTCTTCTGATATCCTCGATAGGAATGACATAGAAGGGGCAGTCGATACTTTCAAGCGCGCGGGTGATCATCAGCACCCGTTCTCCGGCGGTAAACGGATTCTGGGTGTCATGCGAGAGCTGGGCACTCCCGACACCGATGATGATCTCATCAACCTCATCCGCAATCCCTTCCAGGACTGCCTGGTGGCCGTTATGGTAGGGCTGAAACCGGCCGATATAGAATCCGCGCCGGATCATCGACCTGCTCCGTGAGCGATCTGCGCAGCGAAGGCCCCTGCAGTGAACCCTGCGTCGATATTGACGACGGCAAGGACTGCACAGGACTGCAGCATACTCGCAAGTGCCGCCTCCCCTTTCCCCATGTACCCGTACCCGACCGAGACCGGCACCCCGATGACCGGTCGGCCGACAAGCCCTGCAACGACGGCAGGGAGTGTTCCTTCACGCCCTGCACAGACGATATAGGCATCGGCATCCTTGAGTTTCTGAAGTGCCGGGAAGAGGCGGTGGATCCCTGCCGCACCGACATCATATGCGGTGAGGGTGGTGCACCCCATCTCTTCGGCAATGATCCGCGCCTCCTCGGCGACACGGATATCGGAGGTGCCGGCGGTGATGATCGCAACCGTTCCGCCTGTCTTCGGTACCGGTCTGCCATCTGAGAGGATGATCATCCGTGCATCCGGGGAGTATTCGCAGGAGGCATCCGGGATCCCACTCCGCACCGCATCTGCCTGCTCTTCAGTCGCCCGGCTGGCAATGCACCGGCCGGTCGTCTCAAGATAGCGTTTCATGATTGCAACAAGGTGCGGGGTATCCTTCCCTTCCGCAAGGACGACCTCGGGGATCCCGCAACGGAGGGTCCGCCCAAGGTCGATCCTGGCAAGGGATCCCACCTCCTCAACCCGGAGTCCGGAGATCTCCTCCAGAGCCTCCTGCGGGGTTCTCTTCCCGGTCCGTACCTCCTCCAGGAGATCCATCAGGAATGGATGTTTCGCCATGATTATTATTATCAAGGGATGAGGCGCATATTAAGTGCATTGCATGAATATCCTCTTCTACGTCACCTGTTTTGGAGCCGCCGTCGTCATCTTCCTCTGGCTCCGCGACCTCCGGATCTACGGGCGGACAGGCAAAGCCGGGTATCGGAGGGCAGCCCTCCGGGGAGTCTTCTGGTCGGCGACGGGGCTTGCAGGTGTTGCAGCAGCGGATTTCAATCAGCCTTTCATCGGGATCGCTCTCGTCCTCGGTGCCCTGTATATGCAGGGGCAGGATGAGCGTGAGCGGGTCTGGACAAGCGAGGGTTCCCTTGAGCGGTTCCTCGGCGCGGTCAGGATACAGAAGAGATAAGCGACGTGGTATGTGATGATTCAGAGACCGAGAGGAACCCGGGATTTCTTCCCGGATGAACTGGAAGAACGGAGGGGTGTTGAGGAGACATTACGCAGGGCGGTATCGCGGTGGGGATACCGGGAGGTTGCAACACCCGAATTTGAGCATCTCGAACTCTTCACTATACGTTCCGGCGAAGGCATTATCGGGGAGATGTACGCATTCCAGGATAAGGGAGGCCGTGATCTCTCGCTCCGTCCCGAGCTGACCGCCCCGGTCCTCCGGATGTATGTCAATGAGGCGAAGGTGCTGAACAGGCCGGTCCGGTGGTACTACTTCGGGGACTGTTTCCGGTATGAACGGCCACAGAAGGGCCGCTACCGTCAGTTCTGGCAGTTTGGTATCGAGCTGATCGGTGCGGATACCGCACAGGCGGATGCCGAGGTGATCGCGGTCGGCTCTGATCTCCTCACTTCTGCCGGGGTGAGATTTGAACTCCGTGTCGGCCATCTCGCGATGATGAAGAGTCTCATCGCCGATCTCGGGGCCGATCACCAGAAGCAGGTGATGGGCTGCCTCGATAAGCGGGATTATGGTGCTCTTCAGACGGTGCTCCCGGAGGGTGATCTCGCGGAGCGGCTCACCGCACTCATCGAGTCACGAACCCTCGATGATGCGTTTGCGATCACCGGATCAATCCCCGAAGAGGAGCGGATTCGGGAGACATTTGCCCTCCTTGATGCACACGAGGTGGCATATACCCAGTACTTCGGCATTGCACGGGGCCTTGATTACTATACCGGCTGTGTCTTCGAGGCATTTGCCGAGAATCTCGGTGCTGAGAACCAGATTATGGGAGGTGGCGCCTACCGGCTCGCCCACCTCTTCGGCGGCGAGGATACCCCCTCCTGCGGGTTTGCCATCGGCTTTGACCGTGTGATGGTCTCCCGGGGTGAACAGGGGGTTCTGCGCCCGGTGACGGTTGCCCTGGTGGTGACGCCTGAAGGGAGACTGGCGGGTATCGGTGCTGCTGCATCATTCCGGAGAGCCGGTGTGCGGACGCTTGCTGATCTGACCGGAAAAAGTCTCTCGGCACAGCTCTCGTATGCGGCAAAACATGCAGACTTTGCCGTCGTCATCGGTGGCCGCGAGGCTGAGAGCGGGATGGTGACGCTTCGAAACCTCGGGAGCGGTGATCAGGAGACGGTTTCGGTGGATGAGGCGGTGCTCCGGGTGGTGAACGGTGGTTCTCGCTGAGGAACTGGCGAAGCAACAGAAGAGTATCAGTGTAGCGGAGTTCTTTGAGAAGAACAAGCATCTTCTCGGCTTCGACTCCCCGACACGCGGCATCATCACCACGATAAAGGAGGCGATAGATAATGCCCTCGACGCCTGTGAAGAGTCGATGGTCCTCCCTGATATTCTGGTGATCATCAGGAAGACGGGATCGGATACCTACTCAATTGCTGTTGAGGATAACGGTCCCGGTATCATGCCGGAGCAGGTTCCGTTCGTCTTTGGAAAACTGCTCTACGGCTCCCGGTTCCACCAGGTCAGGCAGAGCAGGGGTCAGCAGGGGATCGGAATCTCGGCTGCCGTCCTCTATGCCCAGCTGACGAGCGGAACACCCGCGGTGGTCATCTCACGGACCGGGGCGAAGACGAAGGCGCACCGGTTCACCCTGATGATCAGGACGGAGACGAATGAGCCGGATATCCTCTCGCATGAGGAGACAGACTGGGCGCTCCCTCACGGAACCAGGATCGAGCTTGAGTTTGCCAGCTCGATGGCTGCAAAGAAGCGGCTCCTTGAGTACCTGAAGTACACCTCCATCGTCAATCCGCATGCCCGGTTCCGGATCGAGATCGATGGCGAGGGGACGACCTTTGAACGGGTATCCGGTGAGGTACCCCCCTGCCCCCGGTCGATCAAGCCGCATCCGCATGGAATCGAGCTTGGTATCCTGAAACGGATGGCGGCGGGAAGCGATAGTCCGGTGGAACAATTCCTCCAGGAGGAGTTCTCGCGTGTCGGAAAGAAGACCGCCTCTGAGATCCTTGCCCTTGCATCGATAGAAGGGAGTCTTCCTGCATCATCACTCCCGCCACCAGATCTGAAGACGCTCCTTGCCACCATGCAGACGGTCCGGATCCCGGCACCACCGGCGCAGACCTGCCTCTCCCCAATCGGGGAGGAGCTTCTGGTTGAGGGGCTTGAGAAGGAGTTTGCCCTCGACTTTGTGAAGGCCCGGAGCAGGGCACCCGGGGTCTTCTCCGGACATTCCTTTGTGGTGGAGGCGGCAATCGGATATGGAGGGAGGCTTGATGCCGAAGGATCCGCAAAGATACTCAGGTTTGCAAACCGCGTCCCCCTCCTTTACCAGCAGGGGGCATGTGCCATCACCCAGTCGGTCCAGTCGATCAACTGGAAAGGGTATGGGATATCCCAGGCAGGCCTCCCGATGGGCCCGGTTCTGATCCTCGTCCATGTCGCCTCGACGAATGTCCCCTTTACAAGTGAGAGCAAGGATGCCGTCGCCTCCATCCCCGAGGTCGAACGTGAGATCGTCCTTGCACTCCAGGAGCTTGGCCGGGATCTGAAACTCTTCCTCTCACGGCGGGACCGGGGCAGGATAGCAGAGGATCGGGCACGTGCGGTCTGTGCCATCATCCCTGATATCGCCTTGAAGGTCGCAGAGATTGTGGAAGCTCCGGTCCCCGACACCTCGGCTATTGAAGGGAGGATCATGCGCCGCGTGGTGGTGAAGCGGGGGCTCCGTGGAGATGTGGTCTCTATCCGGGTTGATAACCATACGGCTAAGCCGGTTGAGCTGACACTCTACGATATCTCAGCAGATACCGGTGAGGGGGCGACCGTTCCTCCGCACTTCGTCTCTGATCTCGACGGGGAGACGACGAAGTGCTGGCGGGTCGCCCTGCCGCCGCATGAGTCATTTCAAACAACGTATCCCGGCTCCGGCGGCGGGAGCCTGACGGTGCAGGGGATCGATGAGTCGCAGATGGTTCTGCTGAATCTCGATGAGTGAGGGTGTATCTGCGGATACTCCCCTGCATCAAACGATGGTGCTAAATCGTCTCCATTCAGATATCTTCTATGGATATTGAGATTGAGATCATCGGTCTGTCTGAACTCCCCTGTGGACCGTTCCCCTGCGATGATGACCGCTCCTGTGAACTGACAGAATGTTTCCCGACCGAGCGTCTCCTGCCGGCTGTGGATGCACTGAAAAAGAAGCTCAGATCGGAATATGGTGATGGGATCAGCGTCACGCTTACCCTCCTCGACGATGGCGTCCCACGGCGGATACGCGATATCATCGAGGAGCATCAGCCGCCTCTCCCAATCGTCATCATCAATGGGCGTGTCACCCCGATTGGGCGGGTATCTCTCCATCATATTCGGAAAGAGATACAAAAAGAACTGGATAAGTAGTTATTTAACTTCTTCAAGGAGACCGGTTGCGAGATCGTAATATACCCCGTAAATCTCCACTTTTTTCCCTGCTTCGGCCCTCTTCACGATCGGATATGTCCTCAGATGCTCGATCTGAAGCCTGATATTCTCCTTCTCCATCTCAGTGAGCCTGTTCTTTGACTCTTCCGGGGTTATGGGTGCAGCTATCCGTGCATCGACCCTCCGTTTCGCCTCACGGGCATTGTCGATCCAGAGGGGGATATAGGAGTCATCCATCTCCTTGTCGAGTGCCTTGATCCCTCCGCATTCGGAGTGGCCACAGATGACGATACCCGGAACCCTGAGGTGGGCGACTGCATACTCAAGGACGGCAGCGAAGTTCCAGTCTCCGACCGGCACGATGTTTGCGATATTCCGGTGAACAAAGAGCTCGCCTGCATCTGCATCGATGATCCGTTCGGGTTCAACCCGCGAGTCTGCGCATCCGATCCAGAGTGCTTTTGGGCTCTGCGAGACGGCAAGGGCATCGTACCGTGCACGATCCTTCTCAAAATCCTTCTTGATAAAAGACCTGTTTCCTTTGATGAATTCTTCAATCATGTGAACACCGGGGTTATTCTCCCCTTTTTCTGATTCTGGTGATGAACCGATATAAACACTCTGAATTGAGGGTGCTGGAGATACGGCTTTTCCAGAGGAAAAAAAGGGTTATAATTCGACAGCACCGGAATCTGCCTGGCCGACGGTGCGTGCATAGCGTCCAAGCACCCCTTTGAGCGTGCGCGCCTTCGGCCTCCACATACTCCGTCTCCGGTCGAGTTCTGCCTCATCAACGTTTATATCCATACGTTTTGTCGTGATGTCGACGATGATCTCGTCCCCGTCCCTGACAAGAGCGATCGGGCCCCCGACCTCCGCCTCAGGTGCGACATGGCCGATGCATGGCCCCCGTGTTCCCCCGGAGAACCTTCCATCGGTGATCAGGACCACCTTCTTGTATCCAAGCCCCATCAGTGCTGATGTTGGTGCGAGCATCTCCGGCATCCCCGGACCCCCGCGTGGACCTTCGTACCTGATGATGACGACATCGCCTTCCCGGATCTCCCGTCCAAGGATCGCCTTGATCGCCAGCTCTTCGCCATCAAAGACACGGGCCGGTCCCCTGTGCTGCCACATGGACTCATGAACCGCCGCGTACTTGACGACGGCACCATTCGGGGCGAGGCTTCCGGAGAGGATCCGGAGGCCGCCGCTTGTATGGACCGGATCGGTGATCGGCCGGACAACCGTCTCGTCGATGAGCTGGATCTCTTCTGCGATCTGGTACACGGTCTTTCCTGAAACCGTCTCGGCATCCTCAAGCGAATCGATCAGCCTGTGAAAGACCGCCGGGATTCCGCCAGCCCTGTGAAGGGCGACCATTGCATGCGGCCCTGCCGGCTGCATATGGCAGATATGGGGTGTTGTGTCACTGATGCTGTTGAAGGTCTCAAGGTTCAGGGGAACCCCTGCCTCCCGGGCGATCGCCATGAGGTGGAGGACGGTATTGGTTGATCCTCCGAGCGCCATATCGACGCGTATGGCATTTCGGAGGCTCTTATTTGTGATGATATCGGTCGCGTTTGTTCCGGATCTGACGAGATCCATGATGCGCACTCCCGTCTCCCTTGCAACCCTGAGCTTCCCGGCTTCAACAGCAGGCATGGCGGCTGACCCGGAGATGGACATTCCCATCGCCTCGGTCATACATGCCATCGTATTTGCGGTGTAAAGACCCTGGCAGCTGCCGCATCCCGGCATTGCGGCGCATTCGAGGGCGCAGAGCGCCTCTTCGGGAACGGTTCCTGCGGCGACCTTCCCGACCGCCTCGAAGACATCGACGAGGGAGAGATCCTTCCCCTGAAGGTATCCTGGCATCATCGGCCCGCCGGTGAGCATGATCGCAGGGATGTCGAGGCGGGCAGCTGCCATCAGCATGCCGGGAACGATCTTGTCGCAGGTCCCGATACAGACGATACCATCGAACCGGTGCGCCTCTGTCATCAGTTCGATTGAGTCTGCAATATTCTCACGGGACGGAAGGGAGTACCGCATCCCCTGGTGGCCCATCGCAATCCCGTCACAGATTCCGATGACGCCAAATTCAAAGGGGACGCCCCCGCCTGCGGCGATCCCTTCCCTGACCTTCTGGGAGAGGTTCCGGAGATGGGTGTGGCCGGGGACGATATCGTTCCAGGCATTAGCTATCCCGATGAAGGGGAGATCCATCTCCTGATCACTGACCCCAAGTGAGCGGAGGAGGGAACGGTTTGGGGCACGAGGGTACCCTTTTTTTATTTCATCACTACGCATAGATGATCAGAAGTACCTTGATCTTTAAAATGATAAATCGTTGCGGGAAAGCGACTAGTTATATAATAATGATCTCATGAATGTCCGCACCCAGACGATTGCAATTATTGCGTCTGTCAGCCTCTGTCTCATAGCGGGCCTCGGCCTCGTCTCCCAGGGAGCAGTTCTTGATGGATTTGTAACCCTCGAAGAAGCTCATATCGAAGAGACGCTTGATCGTGTAGTTCGGACTATCGATCTCAAACAGGAGTACCTGGCGGGCTATGGCTATTATCTGGCACACTGTGACGACATCTCTCTTACGATGGCCGGGGAGCAGCCTGCATATCCAAATATATATCCCAGGACAGGTCTCTTTGAGTATCTCGATATCCATTACATCATTGTGACGGGTGAGGATGGGAGCGTCCTCTCAGCAGAAGGATATGATCCCCCTAATGAGCACCAGCTTTCCATCCCTCCCGAACTGTACCTTCTTCATCATGATCTCCTTCATCAGGGTCTTGATAAAACCGCGGGTTTTCTAAGGACCGGTGAGGGGCCGGTATTTGCTGTTCTTACTCCGATTGAGACAACCGCTGGTATGGTGACCTTCGGCCGGCTTGTTGATGAAGAATGGATTGCCGCCCTCTCTGAAGAGACCGGAGAAGTGATCACAATGACGATGGCTGTTGATTCTGATGAGGTGGTCATGATCGCCAGATCCCCGGATGGTACGGAGATCACCGGATCCCGTATTCTCAGCGATATGCAGGGGGCTCCTCTTATCCGTCTCTCGGTGACGGATGATCGGTCCATCTATGAGAAGGGGCGCCTGGCGTATCAGTCGGCGTTTTTTATCATCGCTTTTTTAACCCTGCTGTCAGGGATGGTGATCTATCTCTTCCTCAACCGGTCTTTCATCTCACGGATCGCCTCTCTCAACAGCCAGGTGCAGGAGATCAAAGGGGATTCTGTTGCCCGCGGCTCCGTCTACCTGGAAGGCGATGATGAGCTTGCCGGTCTTGCAACCTC
Proteins encoded in this window:
- a CDS encoding pyruvate kinase alpha/beta domain-containing protein, giving the protein MGYITRETAYFDKPGKENTADVVHLAVERARLLNCTQIVVASTSGKTALAFLDAVRGTGIRLVVVSHVVGFSKPGVWEFSEDAAATLRAEGHTIVTGTHTLSGLERALSRSERVGGGSRSEAIAEALRRVVAVGLKVAVESVLIAADQGAIPIENEVIAVGGTATGADCAAVIRPAHTATFFDLQVREIIAMPRNR
- a CDS encoding redox-regulated ATPase YchF, with product MITLALAGKPNCGKSTFFKAATLADVEIANYPFTTIDANNGVAYVRSPCPCRELDLDCGHCHDGFRFINVGLIDVAGLVPDAHKGKGLGNQFLDNLRAADAIIQIVDASGGTDAEGNPVDPGSHDPMEDIRFLRFEMAMWVAGIIEKHLPRLARAAQGKEAALVDLLAEGLAGLSMTADDIRSALAETDVDLFTADGDALCRFADALIAINKPMVTVANKADLASPDLLAAFPPEVVRTTAAAELALRGAVSAGVISYLPGDPDFTVKPGGTLTPQQEKGLSMVRAVMQRFNGTGVQEAVNRAVFSLLDMIVVYPVEDETHFTDGKNRILPDAFLMRRGSTPRDLAYRVHTDIGKGFLYAVDARTKMRVKDSTELKSGDIIRIVSTAK
- a CDS encoding ATP-binding protein — protein: MLQNREFGIIRGDLGKVKPLLNFAVIISGIRRCGKSTLLLQSMKREEEFYFMNFEDPRLGSFDLKEIELLQEVFIEEFGDRDLYYFDEIQNLPGWESYVRYLLDQNKKVIITGSNASLLSRELGTKLTGRNLRIELFPFSYQEYLLYMNREDSFDSFQAFLFSGGFPEYLRTGLDEVLGNLLMDIIARDIVFRHLIKNPGIITDLAVYLLGNISGEVTLSRLQKTFPEIGSVTTLSSYMDLLEDAYILFTVPRFSYSPRVRQVNPKKVYAIDNGLIRANSIGFSDDLGRLLENHVFLELRRRYREIFYFREKGECDFVVKEKAVVIQAIQVCYEVTSRNKEREVGGLLEAMDHFGLERGYILTADQEDEIRIAGRVISLIPARTFQY
- a CDS encoding nicotinamide-nucleotide adenylyltransferase gives rise to the protein MRRGFYIGRFQPYHNGHQAVLEGIADEVDEIIIGVGSAQLSHDTQNPFTAGERVLMITRALESIDCPFYVIPIEDIRRNALWVSHVTSMSPPFEICYTSNPLVIQLFREANIRVKSPPMYQRESLSGTTIRQRILDGEPWESYVPGPVVDVISEIDGVQRLRTIAETD
- the larB gene encoding nickel pincer cofactor biosynthesis protein LarB, translated to MAKHPFLMDLLEEVRTGKRTPQEALEEISGLRVEEVGSLARIDLGRTLRCGIPEVVLAEGKDTPHLVAIMKRYLETTGRCIASRATEEQADAVRSGIPDASCEYSPDARMIILSDGRPVPKTGGTVAIITAGTSDIRVAEEARIIAEEMGCTTLTAYDVGAAGIHRLFPALQKLKDADAYIVCAGREGTLPAVVAGLVGRPVIGVPVSVGYGYMGKGEAALASMLQSCAVLAVVNIDAGFTAGAFAAQIAHGAGR
- a CDS encoding ABC transporter permease: MNILFYVTCFGAAVVIFLWLRDLRIYGRTGKAGYRRAALRGVFWSATGLAGVAAADFNQPFIGIALVLGALYMQGQDERERVWTSEGSLERFLGAVRIQKR
- the hisS gene encoding histidine--tRNA ligase, whose translation is MIQRPRGTRDFFPDELEERRGVEETLRRAVSRWGYREVATPEFEHLELFTIRSGEGIIGEMYAFQDKGGRDLSLRPELTAPVLRMYVNEAKVLNRPVRWYYFGDCFRYERPQKGRYRQFWQFGIELIGADTAQADAEVIAVGSDLLTSAGVRFELRVGHLAMMKSLIADLGADHQKQVMGCLDKRDYGALQTVLPEGDLAERLTALIESRTLDDAFAITGSIPEEERIRETFALLDAHEVAYTQYFGIARGLDYYTGCVFEAFAENLGAENQIMGGGAYRLAHLFGGEDTPSCGFAIGFDRVMVSRGEQGVLRPVTVALVVTPEGRLAGIGAAASFRRAGVRTLADLTGKSLSAQLSYAAKHADFAVVIGGREAESGMVTLRNLGSGDQETVSVDEAVLRVVNGGSR
- a CDS encoding DNA topoisomerase VI subunit B is translated as MVLAEELAKQQKSISVAEFFEKNKHLLGFDSPTRGIITTIKEAIDNALDACEESMVLPDILVIIRKTGSDTYSIAVEDNGPGIMPEQVPFVFGKLLYGSRFHQVRQSRGQQGIGISAAVLYAQLTSGTPAVVISRTGAKTKAHRFTLMIRTETNEPDILSHEETDWALPHGTRIELEFASSMAAKKRLLEYLKYTSIVNPHARFRIEIDGEGTTFERVSGEVPPCPRSIKPHPHGIELGILKRMAAGSDSPVEQFLQEEFSRVGKKTASEILALASIEGSLPASSLPPPDLKTLLATMQTVRIPAPPAQTCLSPIGEELLVEGLEKEFALDFVKARSRAPGVFSGHSFVVEAAIGYGGRLDAEGSAKILRFANRVPLLYQQGACAITQSVQSINWKGYGISQAGLPMGPVLILVHVASTNVPFTSESKDAVASIPEVEREIVLALQELGRDLKLFLSRRDRGRIAEDRARAVCAIIPDIALKVAEIVEAPVPDTSAIEGRIMRRVVVKRGLRGDVVSIRVDNHTAKPVELTLYDISADTGEGATVPPHFVSDLDGETTKCWRVALPPHESFQTTYPGSGGGSLTVQGIDESQMVLLNLDE
- a CDS encoding carbonic anhydrase, translated to MIEEFIKGNRSFIKKDFEKDRARYDALAVSQSPKALWIGCADSRVEPERIIDADAGELFVHRNIANIVPVGDWNFAAVLEYAVAHLRVPGIVICGHSECGGIKALDKEMDDSYIPLWIDNAREAKRRVDARIAAPITPEESKNRLTEMEKENIRLQIEHLRTYPIVKRAEAGKKVEIYGVYYDLATGLLEEVK